agtgcagtgtagacagtagtatacagtagTTTATAgtttacagaaggtggtttagagtgatataaattaaatataagtaTGTGCAgtgtaggggtgtaagaaataaacgttcaaaaatattcacataagacagtggttcacatttatattgtgtttaaaccccctaccactagatggctatgctgagacccaccactagtgtccttgcgtAACGGtgtctagcagtgcctgactttttgctagaagctaacaatgtagctatggctgaactttggcctactttagcatataaaaattagctcactaagaacctgtgaaccacaatcccaaactggcagtttgattttctgtgtactgaattgtttacctaaagtaaacttctttgacttttatgaacatcatgtctttttttaaatattagtttttctaaaattatactttaaaaaaatcccaataaatatattgcaatatattgaatcgtgacccatgtatcgtgatacgtatcgtatcgccagattcttgccaatacacagccctagtgcagtgtattagcagttaccttataagagcagaataaatatggctatgtaatatgaacaatgtatgaacaacatgtacagatatgtgcaatgtagtagcagtaacattataatagtagtaagaataatatagatatatgcagtgtattaacagaatatattataagaaaaacagacctacagtagatggcggttggCACGGctccagtttggagaagcaggcaggaggacaggcacagaagctaagcaatgtactgctgtggatggGAGCAGTTTGAGTATacactatatttagaataaTTTCACAGCGTTACCTTGCCGTCAAATTGCCCTGTTTAAGTTTACGCGGCAACTGAAGCCTTTGTCTACACTCTCGTCAAAGCCGCCAGACTCCATTGAcattaaacagtaattttaccttgcagaacacgggagttgctggttTACTGCTTCCTCAGTTggttagtttgttagttagttttaaaccaccaaagtcacacaataacccAAACTAACTAATTGAGACTACACTGCAACCCaaaatccaaactatcccttttcATTTATTGCCTGTTATATTCCATTTGTTAATCTTAAGTGTTTGTTTCTGCAGGAAGCCAAGAAAGTCTCCATTGATCAGGATTTAAAAAACATCCTGTCTGAAACTCCTGGACGATGTGTCCCATATGCGGTCATAGAAGGTGTGTTGGGCCACCACCTTGAAAGCCTAAATGAAGCTTCAGTGTTGTGCAGTGCATTTTTACTTTGTAGAATTAACTAACACATACTAATTAACTTGTTCATgtagaccagtgtttctcaacggGGGTGGTACAGCCCCCCAGGGGGCTTTCAGAGGATGAAGCAATATTGTGGAAAGGGGGCCGTTGAGGTGccttttttggggggcatttgtTTTAAAGCGAGTTTTCACCAAAGGTTCACAACAATAGGAGTTTACACTTTAAACTACTTGCAAAAAACAGTGGTCTGCAAcattaaaacctgccagtttacgCCACTGCGACTGGACGAGACGGTGGATCGTAACTCTTCTTCTCTTTAGTGTTTCTTTAGGCTTTGTGTGGTGCAGCTCCGCTCTGCCTTCATGGGAACGGGACAatgggtgggaatcaccagaggtctcacgatacgatatcatcacgatacttatgtcacgatatgatattattgcgattttaaacatattgcaatattctgctaTTTATCGCAATttgttaccttttttccaacttcaaatttttcccaatttcaaaatATGTCCACAAAAGGAaattttgtcaacatctgttttatctgaaaatataaatttctctgtctgtttatcactgctgcaaaatgggattgtcaagcagacaaactgaccaacagatatataataatatcgaatatcgcgatactatgctgtatcaattttttccccccacccctaaaCGGGATGTCAGAGTATCATCTTATATAAACTCTGTACTGCAGCATTATGAATCGGTCTTGTTGTGAACTTTATAGTCTATATTAAACGTTAACATCATTTATCTTTAATAAGTCTATGAACTTAGCTGTCgaacatttttcattcaatgGTATgattttttgatgatttttgatAACCATAGTAACAACAATAGGACTAATAACAGTAATAATTATCATAACAATAATAGGACCTAATCATTAATATTCAGGGCAATAAGCCTACAACTTATTTGATGGGGGGGGGCGGTAAGGGACCTGGATAATGGATAGGGGGGCGCTGTTcccaaaaaggttgagaaccactgatgtAGACTAAAATGTACGATGCATAATTACAACAATAGTTTTACACTGTGTCCTGTTTATGCCCACTGCAGGTGTAGTGAGATCTGTGAAGGAAACTCTGAGCAGCCAGTTTGTTGATAACTGCAAAGGTGTGATTGAAAGACTGACCTTGAAGGAGGAAAAGATGGTGTGGAATCGCACCACTCATCTCTGGTGAGTCACTGAGAGGGTTTAAATCTTGTTAAGAGTATTCTCAGACAGTCAGTAGGCATGATGAAGCTTAAATGGTAGTTCTGTGCTATTGTATTTAAGTCCAACTGAAAATAAATAGCATTGTTGAACCATTGTCTATACAGCATATATATCTGCTCTGCAAGTCACGGCCTGTGTTCTCctctgagtaaaaaaaaaaaaaattagaaaccAAAAGGGAGAACTTTATATTTTATGGTTTCATGATGGTTTCCTTTATTGTTTGCATTGATTCGTCGGGAGATTGTTAGTTCTCGGTCTGCGGAGATGGTTGACCTTGTTTTCATGCAGCCAATTAAATCTCGCATAAAGCAGTAGCATCAGTGTTCTATAATAGGCAGAGCAGACGGTCACACTGAGCCACACAGCAGCCTGCTGCACAACACAAGAGCCAGCAGACATTAGCTTTCCTGCTAACGTCGCCTTCTTATCGTACTTACATGAACACAGTCTTGTTCTGCACCTTGAACAAGCGACCAACATTCACAGTGGATAAGTGCACTGCTAACGTCAGTCTGCAGGCTAGACAGCTAATTCACTGCTCAGCTGCAGCACGTTAAACAGCATGTATACGCACCTGCAATTGTCACGTCGGTCCATTGAAATGCTGGAGTGGTGCCCTCTCTTTACACAGACACTGACACGCTCCTCAAGCCACTGAGGGGGAAAGTAGTATTTCTGATATTTGCCCAATTACctgactttcttcttttttaataataaaaaacaattaacaattaTATGTAATTAAAGTGACAGACATAATCTAACAAAACTAGATCTGAAACGATTAGTCGATTGACAGAATATTAATTTGCAACTATTTTAGTAATCTTTTAATGCCACATTGCTCCTCCAATATGAGGATTTCATTTCTTCATTTGATGTCATaacaaactgaatatcttttggacCGTTGGTCggactaaacaagacatttgaagatgttaTCTTGGACTTGGGGAAACTgtgccatttttattttttttagaccaAGCAACTACTCTATTAATCAATAGAGTAATCTGCAGATAAAtcgaaaataatcattagttgcagccctaaacaaCATTAATAACTGTGATATTTGTGAACAGGAACAACACCGAGAAAATCATCCACCAGCGCACCAACACAGTTCCCTTTGCCCTTGGGTCTCACGACGACGATATCGCCGCCACAGTGCGGGTTATACGTCCGCTAGATGCTGCCGAGTTGGACCTGGAGACCACATACGAAAACTTCCACCCCACGGTCCAGTCCCTGTCCAACGTTATTGGCCACTTCATTAGCGGGGAGCGCCCCAAGGGCATCCACGAAACGGAGGAGATGCTGCGGCTGGAAGACAGCGTCACAGGCGTAGGCGAACTGGTCCTGGATAACAACCTGATCAAGCTCCAGCCTCCGAAACAGGGCTTCCGCTACTTTCTCACTCGGCTGGACTACGAGTCTCTTCTCAGGAAGCAGGGGAACAGCGTCCGGCTGTGGCGGATTTTGACCGTCGTCTTCGGCATCGCCGCGTGTTCCACGCTCCTCTTCATCCTGTGGAAGCGATACGTGCACCACCGAGAGAGCAAGAAGGAGAGAAGCATGCTCGAGGAGTTCAAGGAGCAGCAGAAGAAACGCATGCGTGAACTCAACGTAGAAGAAAGCAGCGTGTCGCCCACCAGCTGTACTGTCTGCCTGAGCCGGGAGCGGTCCTTGGTGTTTCTCGACTGTGGCCACGTGTGTGCCTGTGCCCAGTGCTATGACGTCCTGCCAGCGCCAAAGAAATGCCCCATCTGCAGGGCGACAATAGACAGGGTGGTGCCTCTTTTCAACAGCTAATGTACAGAAATGTGAGTAGGAAGTCCACTCAGTCATCATAACACTGGAGATATTTCATATCAAAGCTGCCTGTTCAGGCTTGAAAAAGGGTAATATCGGTATTTTGTTGCACTTTTTTTGCATACTGATAGATAAATAGGTAGCTGTGCTGAATCACATTTCCCATTTAATGTTCAAATCAACTTTGaaacctgtaaaaaaaaaaaaatagagaaaatgAAATTCCTTCTTGCCTCTTGAGAGAGGAAATTAGATTTTTATCATACTTCTTCACACTGACAAAGGTTGATCGATAGAACATTTACTAATTGTTTTTCTACGAACGTGCTTACATTTTATACACCTGTTTCCTAAAACAGCACTTAAGAGCGagagcacacgcacacagataaGACCTTCTGAATACACTTTAAAGTGAagtaaaatgttgtaaaaaaaaaacagcgtaATGTGCTGCCAACAGTCTACAGCTCTTATCTTGTTGCCCTCTTAGATTCATGATACTGGATGAAAGTAAGTTTAGGAAAGTAAATTTCAGAAAATTGGCATTTGCATTTCAGCTACTGTATAAGATATAatacattaaacaaaaacaggaaGAGGATTATGACGACATTAACTGTCAAATGTGTTTTGTGCACTCTGTCTAATAATTTCTAACAAAGACTTAAGCAGTGTAATTTGGGAAACTCCTCATTTGTAAAATGGATTTGACTTAAACTTAGCCTGAGATGCTTTTGGTGCTTATTCTCATTCTGTACATTTGATTTGAGAGTGTCTGCAGACTGTTAGTTTTTTCctgattttcttttaaatgtcttttatttggGATGTAGCTTTGGTAAGGCCTTGTGGTTCATTAAAGGTTATGTTTTGTGCAGTAGAGACGAGCCAGAGGGAAAGGTTGTGGTTCACACTAAAAATGTCTCTGCAAGACTGTTAGAGCGATAACAGTACAGTACAAGCATCTGTCAGGTTGTTGTGGAGAAAGTGAGCAGGTTGACCTTGTCCTgttcttttcttgattttgcTCTTATAAAGACGTGCAGCAGGTGCTTAGGCTCTACACACATTCACCACAGAGTGCACTGAGCAAGTGGCACATGTTGTTCAGCCTCTGTTCAGCAAAGTGTACTGAACAGAGGAAATCTCTGTACCATCACAGCCGCTGATTGTTGGACATTTCCTGGGacatttgtcaaaaaaaaattacatacacatacattgtgTATTTGCAACTGAAAACTTATTGAAGACAAATACAATGTAGACTGCATACTCATCGTTACTCAATcattgtgtaaaataaacaCAAGGAGAAAGCTGTTTAAAGAAGAAGGAGGTTTCTGCCAGGAGAGGGGGATGTCTGCCTGTGAGGAAAATCAGTGATTCAGGATTTGGAATCAGAGAGCATGTATAGACACAGAAATGTGATGCCACATGTTCCCCCAATGCAAGCAGCTGTTTTCACCTCctgagtttattttatttatttttttgttccaTTTCAAACTGCCTGTACGTTGAAATATGCAGaacaaaacattatttaaatacCTTTAACCCAAAGGCGACTTACATGCATATATGGCTCCAGACTTAAGGCAGTTTGAGCACAGACGAATGCCCTTCATACTTTCAAATGATTCTGTATTATTCAAACAAAATCCCATTTTCTCATCCCACATTATGCCAGGGGAATCTCTGATGTATTATTTAACATTGGGACGTTGGGGCGTTATTAGTATTCAGCGGCTTGCCCACAGATCTCTATTCTCCAGGAGTGAGCTAG
The genomic region above belongs to Sander lucioperca isolate FBNREF2018 chromosome 12, SLUC_FBN_1.2, whole genome shotgun sequence and contains:
- the mul1b gene encoding mitochondrial ubiquitin ligase activator of NFKB 1, producing MDSSGKPSTAQIVVLATSSALTAVFYSIYKSRATTVARLKEAKKVSIDQDLKNILSETPGRCVPYAVIEGVVRSVKETLSSQFVDNCKGVIERLTLKEEKMVWNRTTHLWNNTEKIIHQRTNTVPFALGSHDDDIAATVRVIRPLDAAELDLETTYENFHPTVQSLSNVIGHFISGERPKGIHETEEMLRLEDSVTGVGELVLDNNLIKLQPPKQGFRYFLTRLDYESLLRKQGNSVRLWRILTVVFGIAACSTLLFILWKRYVHHRESKKERSMLEEFKEQQKKRMRELNVEESSVSPTSCTVCLSRERSLVFLDCGHVCACAQCYDVLPAPKKCPICRATIDRVVPLFNS